The Anaerolineales bacterium DNA segment GTAGAGATGTGCCAGCAGGAGATCATACGTTAACACCTGGCCCCGGTTGCGCGTCATGTAAATGAGTAAATCCAATTCGGTCGGCGTCAGTTCCAATTTCTCCCCGCGCACCCAGGCCTCCTTGGTCTCATAATCTACGGTAAGGCCGCCTTCGCTAAACCGATCCGGCTCTTCTTCCGCCCAATTCTCCCTACGGCGGGCGACGGAATGGATGCGCGCCAGCAGCTCCGGTGTCCGGAAAGGTTTGGTGACGTAGTCGTCGGCGCCCGCATCGAGCGCCCGGATCAAATCTTCCTGGGAAGTCTTTGAGGTGACCATGATGATCGGAGCACGTGTCCAGCGGCGGATGTTGCGGCAAACGTTGAGGCCATCCATTCCCGGCAGCACCCAGTCCAAGAGAATTAAATCGGGAGGGGAGACTTGAACGACGTCCAAGGCTGTCTTGCCATCCGGCGCCACTTCCACTTGAAACCCCGCTTCATCTAAAATCGTACGCAAGAGGACCTGAAAATCCGGTTCGTCTTCGACAATGAGGACGTTCATTCCCGCATCGGCTTCCAGCTTCATGAGCGGCTTCTTATCTTGCGTTTTCGGACTCACCTCGATATCCGGCATGATCGGAATTGTAAAGACAAAACGCGCCCCCGTACCATCCTCGACCGGCGGCGTTTCGACCCACATTTTTCCGCCGTGGCCCTCCACAATGCTTCGACAAATGTAGAGTCCGAGCCCGCTGCTTTTACCCTCCGAGCCTTCACCGACGTATTTTTCAAAAATCTGCTTCCGCTTTTCCGCCGGCACACCCGGACCGTGATCTCGAACCGAAAACTGCATCATGTTCCCGGACGGTCGTACCTGGATCAGGATCGGAGAATCGGGGGGAGCATAACGCACTGCATTTTCGAGTAGATTGATGAGCAATTCTTCGACCCTGGCCGGATCGGCGCGTAGATTGGGAAGGTCGTCAGGCACATCCACTTCCACATTGTGCTCCGTCAAGATACCCTCCACCCGATCCAACGTGTTCTGAATGATCGACGTCGCCGTACACGACTCGGGACGCAATCCCAGCCGCCCGGTTTCCACTCGGGTGAGTGCCAAGCTGCGGTCGATTTGATGGATCAATTTATCCGTGCTGCGGTTGATTCCCTCCAGGAAATCCTCGACCATTTCTTCTCCCCAGAGTTGGAAATTTGCCAGCAGCGCGGTTACCTGTCCTTTAAGAGTCGCCAACGGCGAGCGGATATCGTGCGCCAGAATCGATAGCAGCTCCAATTTCCAAAGCGTGCGCTCCCGTTCGTCGGTCACATCCTGGAGCACGCCTCCCCAACCCAAAGTATTACCTTCCTCATCCCAGATCGGAAAGAAACTCAATTCGAAATACCGGGGAGTGTCTCCATTAGTTTTGATGTCGATGACGGGCTTCTCCGTCACAGTGATGACCGCACCGCTCAGCGCTTGTTGGACGACCTCAGCCTCCAGCGCATGCTCCAAAATCAGTCCGAACAATTCCTGATATGGTTTGCCCAACATGCTGCCTTCCTCAAATCCCAACAAATTGGACAATTGCAGATTTGTCGTG contains these protein-coding regions:
- a CDS encoding response regulator: MSKQKVATQTEFERESAKDEGFFRGYFEFSPLPGAVIGLNGDCLLVNQAFKIHFEDLQDDKPCAPKQIMDYFENQQKANELLEEIAEKKVVRRREVRMLNGHGRRLNILLSGRSLQYDQQPAVELLLMDITHQKRIERKLRHEKLRRNSFIESLIVGVFMVNPDGNLSTTNLQLSNLLGFEEGSMLGKPYQELFGLILEHALEAEVVQQALSGAVITVTEKPVIDIKTNGDTPRYFELSFFPIWDEEGNTLGWGGVLQDVTDERERTLWKLELLSILAHDIRSPLATLKGQVTALLANFQLWGEEMVEDFLEGINRSTDKLIHQIDRSLALTRVETGRLGLRPESCTATSIIQNTLDRVEGILTEHNVEVDVPDDLPNLRADPARVEELLINLLENAVRYAPPDSPILIQVRPSGNMMQFSVRDHGPGVPAEKRKQIFEKYVGEGSEGKSSGLGLYICRSIVEGHGGKMWVETPPVEDGTGARFVFTIPIMPDIEVSPKTQDKKPLMKLEADAGMNVLIVEDEPDFQVLLRTILDEAGFQVEVAPDGKTALDVVQVSPPDLILLDWVLPGMDGLNVCRNIRRWTRAPIIMVTSKTSQEDLIRALDAGADDYVTKPFRTPELLARIHSVARRRENWAEEEPDRFSEGGLTVDYETKEAWVRGEKLELTPTELDLLIYMTRNRGQVLTYDLLLAHLYGTEKDASPHNLFVHVSRLRKKIEPDPDNPQFIVTRWGLGYVFMPN